AAAAGTACATTAAAGACTGTAGTATCTATAGCCATTTCATTGGCTGTGTTTTGTACGGGTTTTCTGACAAGTAATGAGGCTACGAAGAGTTGAAGTATCATCGCAGGATAACGCCCGAAAAACATGGCACAACCTGTAGTGATGTTCCAAAGTCGAGTGTGATCTTGTAATCCTTCAAATCCTGATCCATTATTTGCACTCGCTGACGTAAATTCATAGAGGACTTGTGAGATACCATGGGCACCCGGATTAGTCATGGCATGCATCATTTGTGGATAAATGAAAGTTAGACATGTTAGCCCCAAGATGATGAATGGATGAATAATAAGGATAATAGAAATGAGTGTCATTTCTTTACTTTCAAGACGTTTTCCGAAAAGTTGTGGTGTACGTCCAATCATGAGTCCTGCAATGAATAACGTTAATAACACGTACGTCATAAAGTTTAAAAAGCCTACACCCGCCCCTCCAAAAATAGCATTAATCATCATGAGCATCAGTGGTACCATTCCGCCGAGTGCCGTTAAAGAATCATGCATATGATTGACAGCACCAGTGGTAAAGCTCGTAGTGACTATAGCGAAAAGGGCACTTTGCGTCATCCCAAAACGCGTTTCTTTCCCTTCAAAATTGGCACCCGGAATGTGAGGGTTTCCCATATACTCTGCAGTAATGTGTACGATAAAACAAAGTGTGAAAATGAGTAATAGTAAGCCAACGAAATAAAACGCTTGATTTTTAGAAGGGAAGTTCTTTTTATATAATATGATGCCAAATAAAATGAACATTGCCCCTGGCAGAATCATCATAGAAATCATGTCTACCATATTTGTCACAACGGTAGGGTTTTCAAAAGGCATCGCACTATTTGCGCTAAAAAAACCGCCCCCATTCGTACCGAGATGTTTAATGCTTTCGAGTGAGGCGACAGGACCTAAAGGTAACGCTTGGATGCGATGGTCGATTGTCGAAATATATAAGTTTTTGTTCAACGTTTGTATGACACCCTCATGCATCAAAAGCAAATTGATGATACATGAAAGCGGAAGTAACACTAATGCAATGACTTTGATGACATCGGAGTTAAAGTGACCTACGCAATCACTAGTGCCCGTCATTCGTCTGATAAAGGCAAGTGCCACCGATAAACCCGAAGCTGCGGACAGAAACATCAAAAAAGTAATCACTATCATTTGTGATAAATAACTTAGACTTGTTTCACCAGCGTAATGTTGTAAGTTGGTATTAGTAATAAAGGAAATGACAGTGTGAAATACCATGTCCGGTGTCATATTATCAATATGATTTGGGTTGAGCCATAAGCCATGTTGTAAA
The sequence above is a segment of the Staphylococcus hyicus genome. Coding sequences within it:
- the kdpA gene encoding potassium-transporting ATPase subunit KdpA, whose protein sequence is MDWLLLISIFIVLATLLAWYLYHIFFNSKSYIYTHYAKLENTLTHVLKVKTSAQTGKAYLKSLLLTNGIATVICYAILRLQHGLWLNPNHIDNMTPDMVFHTVISFITNTNLQHYAGETSLSYLSQMIVITFLMFLSAASGLSVALAFIRRMTGTSDCVGHFNSDVIKVIALVLLPLSCIINLLLMHEGVIQTLNKNLYISTIDHRIQALPLGPVASLESIKHLGTNGGGFFSANSAMPFENPTVVTNMVDMISMMILPGAMFILFGIILYKKNFPSKNQAFYFVGLLLLIFTLCFIVHITAEYMGNPHIPGANFEGKETRFGMTQSALFAIVTTSFTTGAVNHMHDSLTALGGMVPLMLMMINAIFGGAGVGFLNFMTYVLLTLFIAGLMIGRTPQLFGKRLESKEMTLISIILIIHPFIILGLTCLTFIYPQMMHAMTNPGAHGISQVLYEFTSASANNGSGFEGLQDHTRLWNITTGCAMFFGRYPAMILQLFVASLLVRKPVQNTANEMAIDTTVFNVLLVVIILTISALTFLPALVLGPIGEYLTSLGGVL